AGTTCAGAATATTTTATTGACGGCATGATGAAGCGCATTATACATATAGATAAATAATAAAGAAGTGAAGTGAGGCAATGAAAGCAAAATTTATTGTAATAGAAGGCATTGACGGGAGCGGGAAGAGTACTCAGGCCGAGAAAATAGCAAAATGGCTTGAGAATTTCACCGGACTCAAGACTACACGGACATTTGAGCCGGGGGGCTGTGAGACCTGCAAAAAATTGCGCGAGTTCATATTATCGAGCATAAATTATAATAGTTTCTCGGAATTGTTATTATTTCTTGCTGACAGAGCCGAACACGTGAATAAATTAATTTTGCCTGAACTAGAAAGCGGCCATAATGTAATTTGCGAGCGATATAATGACTCGACTCTTGCTTATCAATCGGGCGGGCATAATGAGAATCTTTCACGCGTAAAAAAAATAATAGCTGCCTGCGAATTCCCCGAACCTGATATAAAAATTTTACTCGATATTACACCGGAAATAGCTTTTAAACGAGTTCAGGAGCGCAAGAATCTCAATGATAAATTTGAGTCTGAAGGCTTAGAATTAATGACCCGAGTCGCAAAATTTTACAGGTCATGCAGTGATTTTATAGTGATTCATTGTGATAATCTTTCAGAAAATGAAGTTTTTAATGCGATAATTGCAGAATTGGAGGCTAGAATTTGAGTCCCATTCAGATAAAACGAGGGGGCGGGGGAGAGCCTGCACAGCCCAGAGTCGAATTTGGAAGCTCAAGCACAGGACATCACGCCGAACCGGCATCAAATATTTCTGCGTCAGGATTTTCTTTTGAGTCAGCAATGGAGGCCGCCGAACTTGAAGACTTGCTAGATCAGTTATATGAATTATCCGATAAATTATCAGTATTTCCGGGGGGTAGATTAATAGCTGAATACCGTTCAGTCCTGAATGAGTTATTAAAGCGTGCGACAAAGGGACTGCGAATCAAGCGCGACATGAGATGGCGGAAAACTGACCGCAAATTATACGTAACAATTGAACGCGCGGAACAGGCAATGGACGAATTAGAAGAGGCGTTCTTATACGAGGGGAATCGCACGAAGGCACTAGCTTTAATGGAGGAAATAAAAGGTTGTCTAATCTCGCTGTTAATGTAACATGGCAGAATATTTTAAACGAGTCAGATCCTCACTGCAGAGCCATAGCAGCCCCGGCCAAGTGGCATAATGAAATAATAGAGTCTCTTGCTGTGAAAATTTTAGGGAGTTATAAGCCTTCTCATCCTGATTTATTGATAATAGGCAATATTGACAAGGCCCCGAATATAGATTTATGCAGAAATTTAATAAATGATATAGCTTTGAAGCCTTTAGAGTCTCGAAAACGTTTAGGAGTAATAATGTGCGCTGACAAGTTATTATTACCTGCCGCAAATAGTTTATTGAAGCTCGCAGAAGAACCCCCCGAACACGCATATTTATTATTTTTGATGGAGGACTCGCGTTTTTTCCTGCCGACATTGAGGAGTCGCTCAAGATTTACCACTTTAGTATCACATGAAAAACTAGAGACTTCACCCGTGCCCCAGAATGACTCGGACTGGATAGAATGGCTTGCTAAGACACGAAATATAAATATTGATGATATTATAATCGATTTAGATAACTGGCTTAACTGGGCGGCAATTAATAATTATTATGAGCTGGCCGAACGTGTTGCATTCCTGAAGATTTTAGCTGACAAGAAAAATTTATCAGTTCCGCAGATTTGCGACGTTATAATATTAACACTAAGAGAGGAAAATAATTACTGTGAATGTATACTTGACGATCTTTGGTAAGCCTCGATATTTAGGACTTGCAAAGATAGATGACGGAAAAATTTTACATGATTTAGAAGAAAATAAATCGCGCTGGATAGTTATAAAGACTCCTCGTGGCTATGAAATGGGATTACCGGGCGGGAGGCTTTCACCTGAGCAGGAAGAAATGTATCAAGCGGACGCAGCTACGTTTGAGGACACAACAGAGGCATTATTACAGAATGTTGAATTTGTGAGGGAGGCAGACTCACAGGACATCGAGAATTATTACACATGCCGGAGCGACGAACAGGAGGCATTATTAAAGGCTCGTGATATTTCGTTGACTCATGACTTAAAAATGAAGCTGGTAGACGTTGAATATATGCTTGACAGGAAAAAATTATATTTTTATTTTACTGCTGAACAGAGAATTGATTTCCGGGCATATGTTCGGGATTTAGCGCACGAATTCAAGACCAGAATCGAAATGCGTCAAATCGGGATTCGCGACGAGGCCCGAATAGTAAGGGGTATTGCGTCATGCGGTCGGCCATGCTGCTGCGGTTACTGGCTGAGGGGATTTTCTCCGATAAGCATTAAAATTGTGAAGGAACAGAGAACGGCGTTAAATCCCACGAAAATTTCAGGTTTATGCGGCCGCTTAATGTGTTGTATGTCGTATGAGAAAGAGTTATACACTGAATTATGGTCGAAATTACCCGGTCCCGGTGCAAAGATAAAGACTGAACAGGGAGCATATATTCTTGAAAGTTTAGACTTAGGCCGTGAACAGGTTAATGTAAGATTCCCGACTGGTAGACTCGTGCCTGTGTTGATTAGTGAATTCCCTGACTTTAGAGAAGCAGTCTTAAAGGGTGAAGAGTGGGGCGAAGATAAAGAGTTTCTCGAAAAAAAGAAGGCTGCTCAAGAAAGAATCGCACGGATTGAGCAGGCAAAACTTGAGAGACAAGAGAGACAGGAACGCCCGCGAGTGAGAGTAAACGCCGGAACTTTACGGCCAAGCAAGCCAGTAACGAGTCAAAATCAGAATCAGAATCAGGACTCACGCAAGAATAAACCGGCAAAGACTAAGCAGCAAGCTAACAAGAATAAATCTCAACGCCGCAGGAAGCCCCGCAAAGATAACAAAGACTCCGGCAAAGAGAGCTGATAAATACCCTGCGGAGGGCAAAAGCTATTTATCATCATAATGTCCTCCGCACGCAGCTATAGTTACTTGTTTATCAGTTACATGAAAAACGAGTCTATTTTTCTTGTCAATTCTCACACTCGCCAAGCCCGCAAAATCATGTTTCAGTTTTTCGAGTTTGCCGTATGAACATTTATAACCGTTTCACTGAATATCTTTAATGAGGAGATTAACTCTCTTCAGTAATGCCGCTTGAGTTTGCATATCTATATAACTATCCCAAGCAGACGCTTCCCAATAAATCCCCCGCATGATTTAGTCTTTAATGATCCCTTTTTCTTGCAATTCCTTCACACGCCGGGCTAACTCTTTCGCTTCAGCCGGTGTAAAACCGTTAATATCGAGTGAAGAAATCTTTATTTCCTGCTTTCTTATTGCCTGTCTGATCATAGCATTTATAGCCATTGATACAGGAATCCCTATAGCATCGCAGAAAATCGAAAATTGCCGCTTAGTCAACGCGTCCGTCTTTATTGTCATTGTCGCTTTAGTGGCCTTCTCTCTGTTAACCTGTTCTCTTAACTCTTCTCTTGTCATGATTTAATCACTCCATGAAATTTTTTAGCAGATTATAACATACACAAAAAAAGCGGCGCACCCACTCTCGGATACACCGCTTGTAAATTCTTCTTTCATGTCAGAAGCTCTTGAACCCTTTTATATTCCGATTCCTTCCCCATTTATCATCAAAACTGTCGGAAAAGATAATTAAGTCCCGAACTTCTTTGCGTTAAATTTTAATTGTTTCAGCCTCAGACTAGAAGGAGATTGCTGTTCTGAATCTTACAACGTTGTCCTTGTCGTCGCCGGGGATGTCGCTCTTTACGCTGACATAGTTAAGTCCCATTGTCGTGTAGTCATTGAGCTTATACTGTACACCTACGCCGACTTCATGAGGTTTCACACCGTAATATAAATAAGTTCCGTCAGTGTAAGCATAATCACTAAGGTCATAGCCATAGTAGAAGATATGTGTTGCAAACTTCTCTGTCCACTGCTGACCAAGTGCGACTCTCCAGTATTTCACCTTATAGTCAAGCTGGTTGCCGGTCATGAAACGATCTGTAAGAACGCTGCTTCCGCTGTAGAATATATGATCCTGATCGCCTTCAGTTACTACGAAGCCCTCATCAAACTGGCCATACTCGAGCCAAATGCTGGTGAACTTCAAAGCGTCCTGCTTTACATCAAACATGACTGCCCAGTGGTTAGGATCGTCAAAATCAACGCCTGACCAGAACATATAAGGACTTAATGAAGGAACATACATAAGCTCGTCTGCTTTGATCTTCTGATGATAGTAAATACCTTTGAAAGCAATACTATCAGTGAAGTTAAAGCGAAGACCTGCGAAAATCGTCCACATATTCTTGAATGAAAGCGCACCGCGATTATAAATAGTGCCGTCGCCTGCATCTGCGAATGTGTAAACTGGGCTCTCCTCTGCGTTGTCGCCGACGTAAATCTGTCCGCCGAGATCTAATCCGATACGCTCTGTGAACTGGAATGAGCCGTTAAGCATGAACATCCAGTTATTTGTAGGCGTTACAGAATTAAGAGTTGCTGCACCAGTCTTAGGATCGATATCTGCATTATAAACTGATACGCCGAACTCTTCAGGATGTGCTATGATTGCCTGAACTCTGCCGATACCGAAATTCTTTGTAAGTCCAAATCCGTTCGTTCTGAAGTCGGAAATCAATGCGCCGCCGTGCCAACCGCCAGTCTCGGGCATTTTACCGTCTACTACGTATGCACTCTCCCAGTTCCATGCAAAGCGTCCAACTGTCAACCTTGAGTCGCCGAAGAAAGGCATCTCAACAAAGAATCTGTCAAACCATGCGCTCTCTGTATTCTTGTTTGAATGACCGCCGTTGCCGTTGCCTTCGTTTCTAAGTCTGGCTACGAACTTATACTCGTCATTCTCGCCCCATGTACGCTCAAAGAAGATTCTGGCTTCATCATACTTGAATTGGCCTTCAGGATCCGGAGCCTCATTTGCGCTCTTGTAGTTGACATCGAACACTAATGTTCCATGAATGTGCCAGCCGCCGAGTCTGTCCTCAAGCACTGCTACTCTCTTATCAAGCTCATCAACGCGGACTCCGAGTGCCTCAAGCTCGTCCTTAAACTCAACAACGAGTCTCTTTAACATCTCGACATCCTGTTTGCTGGCTTTGGTCATATCTACAACTGCGAGTGCTCTTGCTAAAGCTGAAGCCATCTCATAACGTGTAGTGGCCTGTCTGCCTTTGTAAAGTCCATCGGGATAACCTGATAAAATACCATGTGCTGCTAACTGACCGATTGCATCATATGCCCAGTGGTTCATCGGTACGTCCATGAAGGGATTTGTTGCCGAAAGAGCCGGGGCTGCAAGTACTGCTACTGAAACAATAGCTAATAAAGCTACTAATTTTTTCATTATAAATAACCCCCTTATTAAATTGTCAATACACTATCGTTTTTTACGCACTCAAGTCTTTAATATATTGCCCTGAGCTGTGGGGGTGCGGAAAGTTACCTTGTTTCCTTTCTGTCCCTTCTGACAGTTCGTCGGGCTTGTCTTCCGACCTCCTGCGTCCTTCGCATCTACTTTTTTCTTAATGGCTGACGGGGATTCACGCCTCGCTTTCTTGCCTTCCGATTTTATTAAGTACTGCGTCGGTTTTACGATCTTTGTCTACGTAATTCCCGTAAACGATGAGTATAATACACTAGAGATTTTATTTTGTGTATCAGTAAAACTACGTAATAATTTTAGCAGTGAAAATAGGGAGAAACTTATACGATTCTTATGCAAGACTCTTCATAATCGCCGAGTAAATCATCATGCGTCAAGAATCTCATGCCTTCAGCTTTTGCCTGTGCAATTAAAATTTTATCGAACGGGTCGTTATGTTTCGGGGCTTTTTCCGGGCGTGAAAGAGTCTCTAGTGCCTGTATATGTTCGATATTTAAAGTCAATACGTGCAAGCCTGCTTTACGGCAAAGTTCGAAAAGTTCCTTAGAGGTCAAATCTGTTATTTGCTCTGACTTCTTCTTTTGCTTGATTGATATTTCCCATATTGATAGATATAAGACTATAATATATCTGGTTGTTTTCGCTATTAAGAATCGCCTTAGTTTTTGCCGTGAGATTATCAGGATTTAAGACCGCCCATAACATTATATGAGTGTCAATTAGATACTTCATCGGGGAATAATGCTCCTTCCAACATTTGTTTGGCTACTTCTTCGTCAATTGCGTCATATTCAGCTTGATTAGCCGGCGAAAAATTGAATTTGCCCTTACCTATACCAAGTTTGCGCGGAGTATCTGTTTCGTGCGAATAATATTCGACTATTTTTGCAACAGGGCGGCCTTTACGTGTGATAACGACATAATTCTCTTCGCCGTCTTCTAGCAGCATGACAAATTCATATAGACGTTCTTTTGCTTCCTTAAGGCTCGTATAAATCATAAATATCTATCTCCTTCTATAAATAAATAATAAAAAATTTCCTGCTCGTTATGTTAAGCAGGAATCAAATAATTCACAACGTTATATTTGCTGAAATCAGTCAATAGCCTTCTTGAGAGCTTCTAAGCCGTCATGTGCCTTAGTGAGACTTACTATGCAGATCGCGCTTTCTGAAGTTGAGTTAATGATTTCGATATTCACATTTACTGAAGCAAGAGCTTTGAACATTTTCGCTAATGTGTTCGCCGAGTCTGATTTTAAATCTACTGTGATGGCTGCGACTTCTGTAGCAAATGATACGCCCTGCCCGCCCACTTTTGCAGCAACTTCACGGCAAACGGGAATCATCTCGTCAAGTTTTTCACGCGCTATCAAGAATGATAAATCAGAACGCCCGCCCCT
This window of the Synergistaceae bacterium genome carries:
- the tmk gene encoding dTMP kinase; translated protein: MKAKFIVIEGIDGSGKSTQAEKIAKWLENFTGLKTTRTFEPGGCETCKKLREFILSSINYNSFSELLLFLADRAEHVNKLILPELESGHNVICERYNDSTLAYQSGGHNENLSRVKKIIAACEFPEPDIKILLDITPEIAFKRVQERKNLNDKFESEGLELMTRVAKFYRSCSDFIVIHCDNLSENEVFNAIIAELEARI
- a CDS encoding DUF327 family protein; its protein translation is MSPIQIKRGGGGEPAQPRVEFGSSSTGHHAEPASNISASGFSFESAMEAAELEDLLDQLYELSDKLSVFPGGRLIAEYRSVLNELLKRATKGLRIKRDMRWRKTDRKLYVTIERAEQAMDELEEAFLYEGNRTKALALMEEIKGCLISLLM
- a CDS encoding ACT domain-containing protein is translated as MSKITFNDNCVHVVFLGVPNVPGIAAEIFSTLSEHSVNISMVTQNTMRGGRSDLSFLIAREKLDEMIPVCREVAAKVGGQGVSFATEVAAITVDLKSDSANTLAKMFKALASVNVNIEIINSTSESAICIVSLTKAHDGLEALKKAID
- a CDS encoding type II toxin-antitoxin system YoeB family toxin, whose translation is MASVRIDKKNRLVFHVTDKQVTIAACGGHYDDK
- a CDS encoding S-layer homology domain-containing protein, whose translation is MKKLVALLAIVSVAVLAAPALSATNPFMDVPMNHWAYDAIGQLAAHGILSGYPDGLYKGRQATTRYEMASALARALAVVDMTKASKQDVEMLKRLVVEFKDELEALGVRVDELDKRVAVLEDRLGGWHIHGTLVFDVNYKSANEAPDPEGQFKYDEARIFFERTWGENDEYKFVARLRNEGNGNGGHSNKNTESAWFDRFFVEMPFFGDSRLTVGRFAWNWESAYVVDGKMPETGGWHGGALISDFRTNGFGLTKNFGIGRVQAIIAHPEEFGVSVYNADIDPKTGAATLNSVTPTNNWMFMLNGSFQFTERIGLDLGGQIYVGDNAEESPVYTFADAGDGTIYNRGALSFKNMWTIFAGLRFNFTDSIAFKGIYYHQKIKADELMYVPSLSPYMFWSGVDFDDPNHWAVMFDVKQDALKFTSIWLEYGQFDEGFVVTEGDQDHIFYSGSSVLTDRFMTGNQLDYKVKYWRVALGQQWTEKFATHIFYYGYDLSDYAYTDGTYLYYGVKPHEVGVGVQYKLNDYTTMGLNYVSVKSDIPGDDKDNVVRFRTAISF
- a CDS encoding type II toxin-antitoxin system Phd/YefM family antitoxin, with product MIYTSLKEAKERLYEFVMLLEDGEENYVVITRKGRPVAKIVEYYSHETDTPRKLGIGKGKFNFSPANQAEYDAIDEEVAKQMLEGALFPDEVSN